ATCTACATCATCGGCTTTTTCTTTTTCTATGTCCTGGCGAAGTTCAACGAGAAGCTGCTGCGTCCCATGTTGATTTTCGGCTTCGTTTTTCAGCTCGCGATGGTCTTTACGGTTTCGAGCATGGACATGGACAAATACGCCACCAAGGCGTACTTGGAGGAGTCCCGGCAAAAGGGTGACGATCGCATCGGTAACTTGACCAGCATCGGTTCGTTTGAGGAACTTAAAAATCGCCTGATCTTCAAGGCCACGGCCGACCGTGCCAGCGTCTGGCGTGGACAGCTCAACGAACTGTGGAACAACCAGCCGCTGCATGGCGCTTTTCCCCTCCCGGGGGCCATATATCTCTTTCAGGGACTTGATGGTAAGACGGCAGTGTGGAGGACTGCCCCCCACAACAGTTTCCTGTTGGCCTGGCGATACTACGGGTTCGCTTTCGGCACCTTGTACCTGTTTGCTCTATACTATGTCGCCTACAAGGTTCTGGGCTGTCGAAGTGATCCGGATCCCGTCGTGAACGCTCTGTACAAGTCGCTGGTGCTAACCATCTTCACCATTGGTTTCTCTGCGGGTGACTACTTTATTTCGGACACTTACGTCGTCATCTTTTTGACGATTCTCGGGATCGGTATCGGACACATGCACATGAAGTCCGCTCCCTACGGCCCCATGCCGATGCAAGGCCCGATGCCTATGCCTGGCCCTATGCCCGGCCCCATGCCAATGCCAGGTCGCATGCCGATGCCGCACAGGCGGCCTCCCCCTCCCCATCACAGGGGACCGATGCACTAGAACTGCTTCTCCCGCCTCATGACGCCCAGAAAGCTCACGTTTTTTTACCGGAAGCAAAGCAAAGGGATCAGCATTCAGCGTCTTTTTGCGGACATCCGGCAGGCTATCAGCCCCGACTATCGTCAGAGCGAGTGCTACTGTCCCCATGCCAGTGCCAGTAACCCTGTCAAAATCCTGCTCAATCTGCTGCACGCCTTCAACCACCGCTCCGAGATCAACCATATCACCGGCGACGTGCACTACCTGTGCCTCGCCCTACCGCGCAAACGCACGGTGCTCACCGTCCATGACGTTCATTTCATCGACTGGGACGAGCGCAGCCACTGGCAGCGCGCAATCTACAAATTTCTCTACATGCGCGTGCCTGCGTGGAAGTGCAGATTCATTGTCTTTATCTCCAAGGCCTCACAAGAACACTTCCAACAGCACGTACCGCTTCCGGCGCATGTGAGCCATGTGATCCCTGACTGCGTGTCAGAGTTTTTCACCTATAGCCCACCCCGTCCACTCGCTGGCAAAGCACGCCTGCTGCAAGTCGGCACCACGCAGAACAAGAATCTCTCCCGTACCATCGAAGCCCTGCGCGGATTCGATGTACACCTGCGCATCATCGGGAAACTCTCGCCCCAGCTCCAGGAACAGCTCAATGCCAGCGGCCTGGAGTACTCCAGCGACCACCAGATCAGCGACGAGCAACTTCTCCGTGAATACCAGGAGGCGGACATCGTTCTTTTTCCCTCGCTGACCGAGGGCTTCGGCATGCCCATCATCGAGGCACAGTCTGTCGGGCGCCCGGTACTCACCTCCGATCGCCTACCCATGAGAGAAGTTGCCGCAGGAGCCGCTCTCCTGATCGACCCCGAAGATGTGAGCTCTATCCGCACCGGCATAGAGCAGCTGCTCAACGATGAACAGCTCCGCGCGCGCCTGATTGAGGCCGGACTGAATAATGCGCGGCAGTACCACCCCTCCCAAATCGCAGCCGCCTACGAATCCCTTTACCAGCAAATACCATGAACACAGACCAGCCAAATAAGCTGAAAGTCGTCTTCTGGTGGAACATCCCCTGCAAGGCCATGCTTCCCATCTTCGCCGAGCTGTCGAAGTTCGAGGATATGGAGATCAAGGTCGTCACCGCCTCCGGCCTGAGCCAGGGCCGCAAATCTCTGCACTGGAAAATCCCCGACATGGCCAATGCCACTCTGGAGATCCTGGAAGAGGGGAACTGGCAAGAGCGCGCACAGGCGATTTTGGAGGAAAACACAGACGCCACACATGTGCTCAGTAACTACCAGCGCCACAAAAAGCTGGTGCATGTCCTGCAAACGGCCACGGCCATGGGGCTACCCGTCGCAGCCATGAGTGAAGCCCCCTGCAACATGAGCACCGGCATCAAAAGGTGGCTCAAGGCGCTCTACCTGCAGGCGGTTCTGCCCCGAGTCCTGAGCAAGCGCATTGCTGCGGTGCAGAAAGTCTTCTGTCTTTCGGGCAACCGGCTTGAGGCCATGCGCAGAATCGGCTGGCCAGTCGAGAAGATCATACCCTTCGGTTACTTTCTCAGCCCACCCCCAATCGAGAATACATTTCTGCGTTCGCGCACTCCCGATCAGCCGCTTCACTTGCTGTGTACCGGCTTCGTCGAGGAGTTCAAAGGAAGCGGACTGCTGGTACGAGCCCTGCACCTGCTCCATCAGCAGGGCCTCCCTTTTTCCTGCACGATCACCGGCAGCGGTTCCTATCTCCCCAGCCTCGAACGCTACATCAAGCAGCATAAGCTGGAGCAGCAGGTAACTCTGCCCGGCATCCTCCCCTATGAGGAGTTCAACGCACTCAAAAAGAAAGCGCATGTCTTGATCGCCCCAGGCTATGAGGAGCCATGGGGGATCCGTATCAATGAGGCGCTACAGGAGGGCATGCCTGTGATCTGCTCAGACCGACTCGGAGCGGCGGACATCGTCCAGGCCAGCCAGGCGGGACTGACTTTCCGCAGTGGCGACTACGGCGAGCTCGCCTGCTGTATCCGACAGCTTGTCCTGAAGCCAGAGCTCCTGGCTGGCTTAAGCCAGCATGCGCTTGATTTCGCACCGCGCCTGCACCCACAGGTAACAGCCGCATATCTAAGGGCCCACCTGCAACCACAGGCCAATAGCGACCCGAGTAAACTTTACCTGCCCTGGGGACTTTAACCATGCCCGCACCCACCAGCCACCCCCCGAAAGCCCTGCTTCATGTGCCGACGCTGGGCGTTAATGACGGCGGCCCTCCCCGCTCTGTCAGCGCACTGGCTGACTCCATGTATCGCAACGGGGACGACGTCACGCTACTCTATGGCAAGAGCGAGGACCAGGGCGAGGTGTCCGTCGCCCCAGGCATGACGATGTGCCCATACAGCCGCACCTCCGGGCCCCTCTCCGCCTGCATGAGCACAGCTCTCGGAGACAAGGACGTTGATCTCGCCCACGACAGTGGCATCTGGGGCCCCAGTAATCTGGCCTTCTACCGCTATGCGCAGCAACGCAAGCTCCCCCTGGTGATCTCTCCCCGCGGCATGCTCGAGCCCTGGGCCATGAACCACCATAAGTGGAAAAAGAAAATCGCCTGGTTCGCCTATCAGCGCAAGATCCTGCATGCCGCTGCAGCCTTTCACGCCACGGCGAACTCCGAAGCCGAGCAGCTCCGTAAACTGGGCTTCCGGCAACCCATCGCCGTCCTTCCCAACGGCGTTAACCTGCCCACTCTAGCTGCCTCACACCACGAAGACACCACCACCCGCACGCTGCTCTTCCTCTCCCGCGTCCACGTGAAAAAAGGCATCCCGCTCCTGCTGGAAGCCTGGTCCCACCTGCGCCCGCAGAACTGGAAGCTCGTCATCGCCGGGAATGACGACGGCGGACACGCGGCCGAGGTCGTCCAGCAGATCAAACAGCTCAAGCTGGAAGAGGTCGCGCAGGTCGTAGGCCCCCTCGAAAACGAAGCCAAAGAGGCGGCTTTCCTCAACGCAGACGCTTTCGTACTCCCCACCTACTCCGAAAATTTTGGCATCGTTGTCGCCGAAGCCATGAGCTACGGGCTTCCGGTACTGACCACCACCGGCGCCCCATGGCAGATGCTCCGCGATGAAGACTGCGGCTGGTGGGTCGAGCCTGTCACCCCTGAGATTGAAAAGGCGCTGCAGCAGCTCTTCGCCTGTGAGCGCACGAGGCGTATCACCATGGGCCTCAAAGCCCGTGAGCTCGTGCAGACGCATTTCGCGTGGCCCTCCATCGGCGAGCGGATGCGCGCTTTTTACGAGCACCTGTTATTTAAAACATCCAAGCCTGACTTTCTCTATCCATGAGCACCCAGACCGACGGCCCTAAACAGAACTTCTATCAGCAATCCTATCGCTCCGAGTTGAGCCTGGGGAACAGGCTGGGCCGGATCTTGTGGGCCATGGTGAAGCCTCTCGTCAAACATAGCCCCAGGCCCTGCTTCGCCTGGCGCAAGTTCATCCTCCAGTGTTTCGGGGCAAAGATCGCCAAAGGCGCGCGGGTGTACCCAAACGTCAACATCTACGCCCCCTGGAACCTGGAAATGCGCAGCCGCAGTGGCATCGCCGAAGATGTCGAATGC
This genomic interval from Ruficoccus sp. ZRK36 contains the following:
- a CDS encoding glycosyltransferase family 1 protein, with protein sequence MTPRKLTFFYRKQSKGISIQRLFADIRQAISPDYRQSECYCPHASASNPVKILLNLLHAFNHRSEINHITGDVHYLCLALPRKRTVLTVHDVHFIDWDERSHWQRAIYKFLYMRVPAWKCRFIVFISKASQEHFQQHVPLPAHVSHVIPDCVSEFFTYSPPRPLAGKARLLQVGTTQNKNLSRTIEALRGFDVHLRIIGKLSPQLQEQLNASGLEYSSDHQISDEQLLREYQEADIVLFPSLTEGFGMPIIEAQSVGRPVLTSDRLPMREVAAGAALLIDPEDVSSIRTGIEQLLNDEQLRARLIEAGLNNARQYHPSQIAAAYESLYQQIP
- a CDS encoding glycosyltransferase, whose translation is MNTDQPNKLKVVFWWNIPCKAMLPIFAELSKFEDMEIKVVTASGLSQGRKSLHWKIPDMANATLEILEEGNWQERAQAILEENTDATHVLSNYQRHKKLVHVLQTATAMGLPVAAMSEAPCNMSTGIKRWLKALYLQAVLPRVLSKRIAAVQKVFCLSGNRLEAMRRIGWPVEKIIPFGYFLSPPPIENTFLRSRTPDQPLHLLCTGFVEEFKGSGLLVRALHLLHQQGLPFSCTITGSGSYLPSLERYIKQHKLEQQVTLPGILPYEEFNALKKKAHVLIAPGYEEPWGIRINEALQEGMPVICSDRLGAADIVQASQAGLTFRSGDYGELACCIRQLVLKPELLAGLSQHALDFAPRLHPQVTAAYLRAHLQPQANSDPSKLYLPWGL
- a CDS encoding glycosyltransferase — encoded protein: MPAPTSHPPKALLHVPTLGVNDGGPPRSVSALADSMYRNGDDVTLLYGKSEDQGEVSVAPGMTMCPYSRTSGPLSACMSTALGDKDVDLAHDSGIWGPSNLAFYRYAQQRKLPLVISPRGMLEPWAMNHHKWKKKIAWFAYQRKILHAAAAFHATANSEAEQLRKLGFRQPIAVLPNGVNLPTLAASHHEDTTTRTLLFLSRVHVKKGIPLLLEAWSHLRPQNWKLVIAGNDDGGHAAEVVQQIKQLKLEEVAQVVGPLENEAKEAAFLNADAFVLPTYSENFGIVVAEAMSYGLPVLTTTGAPWQMLRDEDCGWWVEPVTPEIEKALQQLFACERTRRITMGLKARELVQTHFAWPSIGERMRAFYEHLLFKTSKPDFLYP